One genomic segment of Sphingobacteriales bacterium includes these proteins:
- a CDS encoding ABC transporter permease, with translation MQQTQKEAQQQLQPQNLYLSPNQKAFKRLKRNKPAVVGFVILCFAVFIAVFAYFLAPDPTTNANDQVPQMPTQPVGFKAKLLKLTKDRTIASTNFFTRLLWGIDSPYELVPLTGWHFEGDSLLIDKFTTAATKDTTKSAYHIADVVYALATNPDITKQNDALSFTLLSGERITKTIGELQKNIETKHIISKTYLLGTDKAGRDNLSRLILGVRVSLSVGIMSVLISLIIGVVLGAVAGYFRGKTDDAIMWFINVFWSVPLLLMVFALVMVMGRHFWQIYLAVGLTMWVEVARLVRGQFLSLREKEYVEAAKSLGFSHGRIIFKHILPNAIGPIVVVTAANFASAIIIEAGLSFLGIGVELPTPSWGSMLNEYYGYVGTSKAFLALIPGTAICVLVLAFYLIGNGLSDALNVKVKTE, from the coding sequence ATGCAACAAACACAAAAAGAAGCACAGCAGCAACTACAACCGCAAAACTTGTATTTGTCGCCAAACCAAAAGGCGTTTAAACGCCTTAAACGCAACAAACCTGCCGTAGTGGGTTTTGTAATTTTATGCTTTGCCGTGTTTATTGCTGTTTTTGCCTACTTTTTAGCCCCCGACCCTACTACTAACGCCAACGACCAAGTGCCGCAAATGCCCACACAACCAGTAGGATTTAAAGCCAAATTGCTAAAACTTACCAAAGACCGCACCATTGCCTCTACTAATTTTTTTACCCGTTTATTGTGGGGTATTGATAGCCCTTACGAACTTGTGCCGCTTACCGGATGGCATTTTGAAGGCGATAGTTTGCTAATTGACAAATTTACAACCGCTGCAACTAAAGACACCACAAAATCTGCTTACCATATTGCAGACGTAGTTTATGCTTTGGCAACAAACCCCGATATCACCAAACAAAACGATGCCCTTAGTTTTACCTTATTATCCGGAGAACGAATTACTAAAACCATCGGCGAACTGCAAAAAAATATCGAAACCAAACATATCATTAGCAAAACCTATTTACTTGGTACTGACAAGGCAGGTCGCGACAATTTAAGTCGCCTTATTTTGGGCGTGCGCGTTTCGTTATCAGTGGGCATCATGTCTGTACTTATATCGTTAATTATTGGCGTAGTATTAGGGGCAGTAGCGGGCTATTTTAGAGGCAAAACCGACGATGCCATTATGTGGTTTATTAATGTGTTTTGGTCGGTGCCGTTATTACTAATGGTATTTGCCTTGGTTATGGTTATGGGCAGACATTTTTGGCAAATATATTTGGCAGTTGGTTTAACGATGTGGGTTGAAGTGGCCAGATTAGTGCGAGGGCAATTTTTAAGCCTTCGCGAGAAAGAGTACGTTGAAGCAGCTAAAAGCCTTGGTTTCTCGCACGGGCGTATTATTTTTAAGCACATATTGCCAAATGCCATAGGCCCAATTGTAGTAGTTACCGCCGCCAATTTTGCCTCGGCTATTATTATTGAGGCCGGCCTTAGCTTTTTAGGTATAGGTGTAGAATTGCCAACCCCATCTTGGGGAAGTATGCTAAACGAGTACTATGGCTACGTGGGCACCTCGAAAGCATTTTTAGCCCTGATACCCGGAACTGCAATTTGTGTGTTAGTGTTGGCCTTTTACCTTATAGGAAACGGCCTTAGCGATGCCCTTAATGTAAAGGTTAAAACCGAGTAA
- a CDS encoding gliding motility-associated C-terminal domain-containing protein, whose translation MPNYEICPNDTVILNAGGGFASYLWSTGQITQQIIVTNAGNYSVTVTDDNGCQAIATSFVNLKQSADISLSVLFLCNNSQAQITAQGGFSSYIWSTADTTASITVANTGMYSVTATDILSGCIVVDSVLVPTSPDYFPTQTYSICAGDSIEISPGSDFASYLWSNGATSEKIWVKTADTLSVTVTDDNGCQAIATSFVNLKQSADISLSVLFLCNNSQAQITAQGSFSSFIWSTADTTASITVANTGMYSVTATDILSGCIVVDSVLVTTSPDYFPTQTYSICAGDSIEISPGSGFASYLWSNGATSEKIWVKTADTLDVTVSDSISGCKAIGKIIVNTTPPPIINLSVQFNAANDTALITANSTAQNYQWSNGAQTPQITVAQNGLYSVTVTDKNDCFSSDSVYISTINTNNNDTITIKIIAPTAFSPNHDHINDRFTLFANQAPTQFELHIYNRWGQKVFYTTNYAQSWDGIFNQKPAPNGSYAWWAKAKFGNDAPLQFQGYVVLLR comes from the coding sequence TTGCCCAATTACGAAATTTGCCCCAACGATACCGTAATTTTAAATGCCGGAGGCGGATTTGCATCCTATTTGTGGTCAACCGGACAAATAACGCAGCAAATAATTGTTACTAATGCAGGCAATTATAGCGTAACCGTAACCGATGACAACGGCTGCCAAGCTATTGCAACATCGTTTGTAAATTTAAAACAAAGTGCCGATATTTCACTTTCGGTTTTATTTTTATGCAACAACAGTCAGGCCCAAATTACCGCTCAGGGCGGTTTTAGCAGCTACATTTGGTCAACAGCCGATACAACCGCAAGCATTACCGTAGCCAATACCGGCATGTATAGCGTTACAGCTACCGATATTTTATCCGGATGTATTGTAGTTGATTCTGTATTGGTACCAACATCTCCCGACTATTTTCCAACTCAAACCTATTCAATTTGTGCCGGAGATAGTATTGAAATTTCGCCCGGAAGCGACTTCGCCTCCTATTTATGGTCAAATGGTGCTACAAGCGAAAAAATTTGGGTAAAAACTGCCGACACGCTTAGTGTTACCGTAACCGATGACAACGGCTGCCAAGCTATTGCAACATCGTTTGTAAATTTAAAACAAAGTGCCGATATTTCACTTTCGGTTTTATTTTTATGCAACAACAGTCAGGCCCAAATTACCGCTCAGGGCAGTTTTAGCAGTTTCATTTGGTCAACAGCCGATACAACCGCAAGCATTACCGTAGCCAACACCGGCATGTATAGCGTTACAGCTACCGATATTTTATCCGGATGTATTGTAGTTGATTCTGTGTTGGTAACAACATCTCCCGACTATTTTCCAACTCAAACCTATTCAATTTGTGCCGGAGATAGTATTGAAATTTCGCCCGGAAGCGGCTTCGCCTCCTATTTATGGTCAAATGGTGCTACAAGCGAAAAAATTTGGGTAAAAACTGCCGACACGCTAGACGTAACAGTTTCAGATTCCATATCCGGATGCAAAGCAATAGGCAAAATCATAGTAAACACAACACCTCCGCCCATTATCAATTTGTCGGTACAATTTAATGCAGCCAACGATACTGCCTTAATTACGGCAAACAGCACAGCGCAAAATTATCAATGGTCAAATGGCGCACAAACACCGCAAATAACTGTTGCCCAAAACGGCCTGTATTCCGTAACTGTAACCGACAAAAACGACTGTTTTAGCTCCGACTCTGTTTATATTAGCACAATAAACACCAACAACAACGACACAATTACCATTAAAATAATAGCTCCTACTGCTTTTTCGCCTAACCACGACCATATTAACGACCGCTTTACCTTGTTTGCCAACCAAGCCCCCACACAGTTTGAACTGCATATTTACAACCGTTGGGGGCAAAAAGTATTTTACACCACTAACTACGCGCAAAGCTGGGATGGCATTTTTAACCAAAAACCTGCTCCAAACGGCAGCTACGCTTGGTGGGCAAAGGCAAAGTTTGGCAACGATGCCCCCCTTCAATTCCAAGGGTATGTGGTTCTGCTCCGTTAA
- the rpoN gene encoding RNA polymerase factor sigma-54: MFKQKLQQKLVQKLSPQHIQLMKLLQIPTAALEERIKEELEANPALEEQQLENNISDPFAPTSASGDTNFEYDEEKTSANNDEENSGSVEIDTSIDLSDYLDNDDETSSYKTQSDNYSGDPDEDRGPIPIPVSETFHENLMHQLGMLDIPDTENYIATQIIGSIDEDGYLRRDIEALADDIAFALNIMVTEQQVLNTLYLVQTFEPAGVGARDLQECLILQIKRQLTNANSKPDKQKTLEYALSTIENYFDEFAKKHFEKLARLLDINSDRLKDIMAEILKLNPKPGGSFTPTDKSTLYIIPDFTIHNNNGKLELTLNARNAPDLYISSTYKDMLKEYGRATNKTRQHKEAILFIKQKIDSAKWFIDAIKQRQQTMLKTMEAIMRYQYDFFLSGDETSLRPMILKDIADITAYDISTISRVSNSKYVQTEFGTFKLKTFFSEALQTESGDEVSTHEVKKILSTMIEGESKRKPLSDQKLTQELTKQGYNIARRTVAKYREQLNFPVARLRKQL, translated from the coding sequence ATGTTTAAGCAAAAGCTGCAACAAAAACTGGTTCAAAAGCTATCGCCACAGCATATTCAATTAATGAAATTGCTGCAAATACCTACGGCAGCGTTGGAAGAGCGCATTAAAGAGGAATTGGAGGCAAACCCCGCCTTGGAGGAACAGCAACTCGAAAATAATATTAGCGACCCGTTTGCCCCCACCTCGGCATCTGGCGATACTAATTTTGAATATGATGAGGAGAAAACCAGTGCAAATAACGACGAAGAAAATAGTGGAAGCGTTGAAATTGACACTTCTATTGATTTAAGTGATTATTTAGACAACGATGACGAAACATCATCGTACAAAACCCAAAGTGACAATTACAGCGGCGATCCGGATGAAGACCGGGGGCCAATTCCAATACCTGTGAGCGAAACATTCCATGAAAATCTAATGCACCAATTGGGTATGTTAGACATACCGGACACAGAAAACTATATTGCCACCCAAATAATTGGCAGTATTGATGAGGATGGTTACCTGCGCCGCGATATTGAAGCACTTGCCGACGACATAGCTTTTGCGCTAAATATTATGGTTACCGAACAACAAGTTTTAAACACTTTGTATTTGGTGCAAACTTTTGAACCCGCCGGCGTTGGTGCACGCGATTTACAAGAATGTTTAATTTTGCAAATTAAGCGACAGCTAACGAACGCAAACTCAAAACCCGACAAGCAAAAAACGCTTGAATATGCACTTTCTACAATTGAAAACTATTTTGACGAATTTGCCAAAAAACATTTCGAGAAATTGGCTCGACTATTAGATATCAACAGTGACCGGCTTAAAGATATTATGGCCGAAATTTTAAAGCTCAATCCAAAACCCGGCGGCTCGTTTACACCAACAGATAAAAGTACACTTTACATTATTCCCGATTTTACTATTCATAATAACAATGGCAAACTCGAATTAACGCTAAACGCACGCAATGCCCCCGACTTATACATTAGCAGCACCTACAAAGATATGTTAAAAGAATATGGGCGTGCAACCAATAAAACCCGGCAACATAAAGAAGCTATCTTATTTATAAAACAAAAGATTGACTCGGCAAAATGGTTTATAGATGCCATAAAGCAACGCCAGCAAACTATGCTTAAAACTATGGAAGCCATTATGCGTTACCAATACGATTTTTTCCTTTCGGGCGATGAAACCAGCCTGCGCCCCATGATATTAAAAGATATTGCCGATATTACCGCCTACGACATTTCTACCATCTCGCGGGTATCGAACAGTAAGTATGTGCAAACCGAGTTTGGTACTTTTAAGTTAAAAACTTTTTTCTCCGAAGCACTGCAAACCGAAAGTGGCGACGAAGTTTCGACACACGAGGTAAAAAAAATACTCTCAACAATGATAGAGGGTGAAAGCAAACGAAAACCCTTATCTGACCAAAAACTAACCCAGGAGTTAACTAAACAAGGCTATAATATTGCCCGCCGTACTGTTGCCAAATACCGCGAACAACTAAACTTTCCGGTTGCAAGGTTGCGCAAGCAATTGTAA
- a CDS encoding class I SAM-dependent methyltransferase, which produces MISLPDFNKAFEYENNFYLSCDNTRLSKILSHYELFKQVIGLPGAIVECGVFKGASLVRFAGFRDLFGNAYSNKIIGFDIFGEFPETNFEDDKKYRSNFINAAGASSISVEQLKTVLTQKGIDKNVELVSGDILKTVPEYVKNNPHLKIALLNLDTDVYEPAVTILEHFYPRIVRGGVLILDDYGTFPGETKAVDDYFKDKKVIIRKFPFAMTPSYIIKDE; this is translated from the coding sequence ATGATTTCTCTACCAGATTTTAATAAAGCATTTGAATACGAAAACAATTTTTATTTAAGTTGCGACAATACACGTTTAAGTAAGATATTATCTCATTATGAACTTTTTAAGCAAGTAATTGGATTGCCCGGCGCAATAGTAGAATGCGGCGTTTTTAAAGGTGCAAGCTTAGTTCGTTTTGCCGGATTTAGAGACCTATTTGGCAATGCCTATTCAAATAAAATTATAGGCTTCGATATTTTTGGCGAATTTCCGGAAACCAATTTTGAAGACGACAAAAAATACCGCTCTAATTTTATAAATGCCGCCGGTGCCTCATCTATTTCGGTTGAGCAACTTAAAACAGTACTAACCCAAAAAGGTATAGATAAAAATGTAGAACTTGTTTCGGGAGATATTTTAAAGACTGTACCTGAGTATGTAAAAAATAATCCACACTTAAAAATTGCTTTACTAAATTTAGATACTGATGTTTATGAGCCTGCCGTTACCATTTTGGAACATTTCTACCCGAGAATTGTACGCGGTGGCGTTTTAATTTTAGATGATTACGGCACATTTCCGGGTGAAACCAAGGCTGTGGATGATTACTTTAAAGATAAAAAAGTCATTATCCGGAAATTTCCTTTTGCCATGACACCCAGCTATATTATTAAAGACGAGTAA
- a CDS encoding AAA family ATPase, producing the protein MNTSPALLRTPADIAQLNERIQYEASFLDGLNTELRKIIIGQQYMIDRLLLGLLANGHILLEGVPGLAKTLAIKTLAQAVQASFSRIQFTPDLLPADLIGTLIYNPNNHSFSVKKGPVFANFILADEINRAPGKVQSALLQAMQERQVTLGDTTYPLDEPFLVMATQNPLEQEGTYPLPEAQLDRFMLKVVINYPSFEEEQQIMRLNMAETFEKVNPVLQTSTLLRARSVVREVYMYEKIERYILSIVFATRTPQNYGLGKLQPLISYGGSPRASISLALAARALAFLNKRGYVIPDDIRAVCHDVLRHRIGVTYEAEAENISSEQIITEVLNTIEVP; encoded by the coding sequence ATGAATACCTCCCCCGCTTTGCTGCGCACCCCCGCCGATATAGCCCAATTAAACGAGCGCATACAATACGAAGCCTCGTTTTTAGATGGCCTTAACACCGAGTTGCGCAAAATTATTATAGGCCAACAATATATGATAGACCGGCTACTACTTGGCTTATTAGCAAATGGGCATATTTTGCTCGAAGGGGTACCCGGCTTAGCCAAAACCTTAGCCATTAAAACTTTAGCTCAGGCAGTACAAGCCTCGTTTAGCCGTATTCAATTTACCCCCGACCTACTGCCCGCCGACCTTATTGGCACGCTCATTTATAACCCAAACAACCACAGTTTTAGCGTAAAAAAAGGCCCTGTTTTTGCCAATTTTATTTTGGCTGACGAAATAAACCGCGCCCCCGGAAAAGTACAAAGCGCATTGCTGCAAGCCATGCAAGAGCGCCAAGTAACCCTAGGCGACACCACCTACCCCCTCGATGAGCCTTTTTTAGTAATGGCAACCCAAAACCCCCTTGAACAAGAAGGCACCTACCCACTGCCCGAAGCACAGCTTGACCGCTTTATGCTAAAAGTAGTGATTAATTACCCAAGTTTTGAAGAAGAACAGCAAATTATGCGCCTGAACATGGCCGAAACTTTCGAAAAAGTTAATCCCGTTTTACAAACAAGTACTTTGCTCAGGGCGCGGTCGGTAGTGCGCGAAGTATATATGTACGAAAAAATTGAACGCTACATTTTAAGTATTGTTTTTGCCACCCGAACGCCTCAAAATTATGGGCTTGGTAAATTACAACCCTTAATTAGCTACGGAGGCTCGCCGCGTGCCAGTATTAGCCTTGCTTTGGCTGCCCGCGCCCTTGCTTTTTTAAACAAACGCGGCTACGTAATACCAGACGATATCAGGGCTGTTTGCCACGATGTGCTGCGCCACCGAATAGGCGTAACCTACGAGGCCGAAGCCGAAAATATAAGCTCTGAACAAATTATTACCGAAGTGCTAAATACCATAGAAGTTCCTTAA
- a CDS encoding insulinase family protein, producing the protein MSSNPQNMPLNRRQAPPLHAIDTLNIATPHEFTLPNGIEVCWFEQVPAEVMQIKIVLPAGRWYQNQPCLANITNRMIREGTKKHNAEQLAEKVEFYGAVFRSGAYSHFAELTVNGLVKHLPMLLPVLAELATEPSFPENELQIVANNAAQRQTINLQRADFLADQAFNTQIWGNEHPYANQISPNDFLAITPKQCQQFFKQHYQLQNARIYLTGPLSTKDLALIEQYFGQNQQSSKANNKKQPTAETIAHQAQPASPGLHYIGRENNMQASIRVGLPLFNQTHPHYNGMLMLHTLLGGYFGSRLNQTLREERGLTYGVYSSISSYLQGGSFAVSTEARADAWQQVITEITAEVERLQQRPVKPAELTTARNYILGTMLAGLDGAFNLSETYQGLHAYGQNIDHLHQQIAEFRTITPKQLQDLAKEHLNINEFRTVVVGQ; encoded by the coding sequence ATGAGCAGCAACCCTCAAAACATGCCACTTAACAGACGGCAAGCCCCGCCCTTACATGCAATAGATACCCTAAACATAGCTACCCCCCACGAATTTACCTTACCCAACGGTATCGAAGTTTGTTGGTTTGAACAAGTGCCGGCTGAAGTAATGCAAATAAAAATAGTATTGCCCGCAGGCCGATGGTACCAAAACCAGCCCTGTTTGGCCAATATTACTAACCGGATGATTCGCGAAGGCACAAAAAAGCATAATGCCGAACAATTAGCCGAAAAAGTTGAATTTTATGGTGCTGTATTCAGGTCGGGAGCTTATTCGCATTTTGCCGAGCTAACTGTAAACGGCTTAGTAAAACACCTGCCAATGTTGTTGCCTGTTTTAGCCGAATTGGCTACAGAACCCAGTTTCCCTGAAAATGAACTGCAAATTGTGGCCAACAACGCCGCTCAACGGCAAACCATAAACTTGCAACGCGCCGATTTTTTGGCCGACCAAGCCTTTAATACTCAAATTTGGGGCAATGAGCACCCTTATGCCAACCAAATAAGCCCTAACGACTTTTTAGCTATTACCCCCAAGCAATGCCAACAATTTTTTAAACAGCATTACCAATTACAAAACGCACGTATTTACCTTACAGGCCCCCTTAGCACTAAAGACTTGGCTTTAATTGAGCAATACTTTGGGCAAAATCAACAATCGTCAAAGGCAAACAATAAAAAACAACCGACAGCAGAAACAATAGCTCACCAAGCACAACCAGCCTCACCCGGATTGCATTATATTGGCCGCGAAAACAACATGCAGGCATCTATACGGGTAGGTTTGCCGTTATTTAACCAAACCCACCCACATTATAATGGTATGTTAATGCTGCACACTTTATTGGGCGGCTATTTTGGCTCGCGACTAAACCAAACCCTGCGCGAAGAACGCGGCCTGACTTATGGTGTTTACTCGTCAATAAGTTCGTATTTGCAAGGTGGCAGTTTTGCTGTCAGTACCGAAGCGCGTGCCGATGCCTGGCAGCAGGTAATAACCGAAATTACCGCCGAGGTAGAACGCCTGCAACAACGCCCCGTAAAACCCGCCGAACTAACCACCGCTCGCAATTACATTTTAGGCACCATGTTGGCCGGCTTAGACGGAGCTTTTAACCTGTCTGAAACCTACCAAGGTTTACACGCATACGGGCAAAATATAGACCATTTGCACCAGCAAATAGCCGAGTTTAGAACCATTACCCCAAAACAATTACAAGACTTAGCCAAAGAACACCTTAATATAAACGAGTTCAGAACGGTAGTAGTAGGGCAGTAG
- a CDS encoding gliding motility-associated C-terminal domain-containing protein has product MPNTTLTKILICWLLGTVFFRIAAFAQVTPPIINCIEIKVDGILIYWENTQTCGAAFDAHEIWVSNSENGPFTKLTEITDAMLTSYFDKTSNPDQKWYYYMITNCNGVLSTQSAIVDTDLPQPPNLFAASVISDNIVTLTWQPSPSPETKGYVVYKEVDGVLIEYAIINDPQAVSWQDTNAEANLHPEAYRMAAFDGCNQFGPNSGTLHKTIYLTATTEDCDDDITLTWTPYQAWGTDLLEYQIIKLDTTTQPPSFEKIATVPVTQNTFVYTLANNETYACFQVDALYKDNVSEANSNTVCAGYFSANGPEYMYLTRISVNEDNDVELDWVLDTQSPNNKLQLWRANKNPNDLVKLAQIAPPLAFTPEMSTIDDGAETDIRSYYYQVRHIDECGRFDTTNIGKTIWLKGKDQFNFKNGLSWTPFALNFAQATQYTIWRKPKDGGSFTSIATLDPTVLEYDDDYNSIQGDPGQQCYRIEASYTITLPAPVNKTLTLSSFSNTVCIEPLARVYLPNTFMPNGLNSTFKPTILAAEVANYTLHIVNRWGEVVFTTTDPAEGWDGRVRNTLAPQGAYAYHLTMTTEGGRNFERQGSVLLIR; this is encoded by the coding sequence ATGCCTAATACAACCCTAACAAAAATACTGATTTGCTGGTTGTTGGGTACCGTTTTTTTCCGGATAGCTGCCTTTGCACAAGTTACACCTCCAATTATAAACTGCATTGAAATTAAAGTTGATGGCATCTTAATTTATTGGGAAAACACCCAAACCTGCGGCGCAGCCTTCGATGCACACGAAATATGGGTGTCGAACAGCGAAAACGGCCCGTTTACCAAACTAACCGAAATTACCGATGCCATGCTTACAAGCTATTTCGATAAAACCTCTAATCCAGACCAAAAGTGGTATTACTACATGATTACAAATTGTAACGGCGTTTTGTCAACTCAGTCGGCTATTGTTGATACCGACCTGCCCCAACCGCCCAACTTGTTTGCCGCCTCGGTAATATCTGACAATATTGTAACCCTAACCTGGCAGCCAAGCCCCTCGCCCGAAACCAAAGGCTACGTTGTTTATAAAGAAGTGGACGGTGTTTTAATAGAATATGCTATTATTAATGACCCACAAGCCGTTTCGTGGCAAGATACAAACGCCGAAGCCAATTTACACCCCGAAGCCTACCGTATGGCCGCTTTTGATGGTTGCAACCAGTTTGGCCCTAATAGCGGAACGCTGCACAAAACCATTTATTTAACCGCCACTACCGAAGATTGCGACGACGACATCACACTTACCTGGACACCCTACCAAGCATGGGGAACCGACTTGCTTGAATACCAAATTATAAAATTAGACACTACCACCCAACCGCCAAGTTTCGAAAAAATTGCCACCGTGCCCGTTACCCAAAATACTTTTGTTTATACCTTGGCAAACAACGAAACTTATGCCTGCTTTCAGGTAGATGCCTTGTATAAAGACAATGTATCGGAGGCAAACTCCAATACTGTTTGTGCCGGATATTTTAGCGCCAACGGACCCGAATACATGTACTTAACCCGTATATCGGTAAACGAAGATAACGATGTTGAGTTAGACTGGGTTTTAGACACCCAAAGCCCAAACAATAAACTGCAATTATGGCGCGCCAATAAAAATCCCAACGATTTGGTAAAATTAGCACAAATTGCCCCCCCACTTGCCTTTACCCCCGAAATGAGTACTATTGACGATGGTGCCGAAACCGATATCCGGAGTTATTACTACCAAGTGCGACATATAGACGAGTGTGGCCGTTTTGACACCACAAATATTGGTAAAACCATCTGGCTAAAAGGTAAAGACCAGTTTAATTTTAAAAATGGCCTTTCATGGACACCATTTGCCCTTAATTTTGCTCAGGCTACACAATACACTATTTGGCGCAAACCAAAAGACGGAGGTAGCTTTACGTCCATTGCCACCCTTGATCCTACGGTTTTAGAATACGATGACGATTATAATTCAATACAAGGCGACCCGGGGCAACAATGTTACCGGATTGAAGCAAGTTATACCATTACACTGCCCGCACCAGTTAATAAAACTCTAACACTAAGCAGTTTTTCAAATACAGTTTGTATAGAGCCTTTGGCGCGCGTTTATTTGCCCAATACTTTTATGCCCAACGGCCTAAACAGCACATTTAAACCCACTATTTTAGCCGCCGAAGTAGCTAATTATACTTTACATATTGTAAACCGCTGGGGCGAGGTTGTATTTACTACCACCGACCCCGCCGAGGGCTGGGATGGCCGCGTTCGTAACACCTTGGCACCACAAGGGGCTTACGCTTACCACTTAACAATGACCACCGAAGGAGGCCGTAACTTTGAGCGGCAAGGCTCGGTTTTACTAATCCGGTAG
- the guaA gene encoding glutamine-hydrolyzing GMP synthase yields MSHQLILVLDFGAQYRQLIARRVREANVYCEVLPHDTPAQKIAALKPAGIIFTGGPSVVYQANAPVVDKQIYQLGIPILGICYGAQLMAHDLGGQVEKAPHREYGKKDIVLNQQSLLFNGLPSQTTCWMSHTYHVAKLPEGFTASAHTNTCPIGAMEHPGKKMYAVQFHPEVAHTPDGTAILQNFLYKVCGCSPDWTMGNYVTEQVQALQQRIGARKVLCALSGGVDSSVAAALVHKAIGNQLTCLFVDHGLLRKNEADEVEALFSGKFHFNFIRIDASERFLSALKGITDPEQKRKIIGEQFIRVFEDEAKKLGEIELLVQGTIYPDIIESGTAHAAVIKSHHNVGGLPENMDFTAVIEPLDHLFKDEVRQMGKVLGLPDWLIMRQPFPGPGLAIRIIGEITAQKLSVLREADAIYRAEIAAAGWDKHIWQYFAVYTGLHSVGVMGDERTYDTCIALRAVTSTDGMTADWAHIPYDLLAKISNRIVNEVPHVNRVVYDITSKPPGTIEWE; encoded by the coding sequence ATGTCGCATCAACTTATATTGGTACTTGATTTTGGAGCGCAGTACCGCCAACTTATAGCTCGCCGCGTGCGCGAAGCCAATGTATATTGCGAGGTGTTGCCACACGATACACCAGCCCAAAAAATTGCCGCTCTGAAACCCGCCGGCATCATATTTACCGGAGGCCCAAGCGTGGTGTACCAAGCCAACGCCCCCGTAGTGGACAAACAAATTTACCAACTTGGTATTCCAATTTTGGGTATATGTTATGGAGCGCAATTAATGGCGCACGACCTTGGCGGCCAAGTCGAAAAAGCACCACACCGCGAGTATGGCAAAAAAGACATCGTACTTAACCAACAATCGCTGCTGTTTAACGGCCTGCCAAGCCAAACCACCTGCTGGATGAGCCATACCTACCACGTAGCAAAACTGCCCGAAGGATTTACAGCTTCGGCGCATACCAATACCTGCCCCATCGGTGCTATGGAACATCCGGGCAAAAAAATGTATGCCGTACAGTTTCACCCCGAAGTAGCCCATACTCCCGACGGTACCGCTATTTTGCAAAACTTTTTATACAAGGTTTGCGGCTGTTCCCCCGATTGGACGATGGGCAATTACGTAACCGAACAAGTACAAGCCCTGCAACAGCGCATAGGCGCGCGTAAGGTTTTATGCGCCTTGTCTGGTGGGGTCGATTCGTCAGTGGCTGCGGCCTTAGTACACAAAGCCATTGGCAATCAGCTGACTTGCCTTTTTGTTGACCACGGCTTGCTGCGAAAAAATGAAGCTGATGAGGTAGAAGCCCTTTTTTCCGGAAAATTTCATTTTAACTTCATCCGGATTGATGCCAGCGAAAGGTTTTTATCGGCATTAAAGGGCATTACTGACCCCGAACAAAAACGCAAAATTATTGGCGAACAATTTATACGGGTTTTTGAAGACGAAGCCAAAAAATTGGGCGAAATTGAGCTCTTAGTGCAAGGTACTATTTATCCGGATATTATAGAAAGTGGTACGGCTCATGCCGCCGTCATTAAAAGCCACCATAACGTTGGGGGGCTTCCTGAAAACATGGACTTTACCGCCGTTATTGAACCCCTTGACCACTTGTTTAAAGACGAAGTGCGCCAAATGGGAAAAGTATTAGGGCTGCCCGATTGGCTAATTATGCGGCAACCTTTTCCGGGGCCAGGTTTGGCTATACGAATTATTGGCGAGATTACCGCCCAAAAATTGTCTGTACTGCGCGAGGCCGATGCCATTTACCGTGCCGAAATTGCCGCCGCCGGATGGGATAAACATATTTGGCAGTATTTTGCCGTTTATACCGGCTTGCACAGCGTAGGCGTTATGGGAGACGAGCGCACCTACGACACCTGCATAGCCCTGCGCGCCGTTACCAGCACAGACGGCATGACAGCAGACTGGGCACATATCCCTTACGATTTATTAGCTAAAATATCGAACCGTATAGTAAACGAGGTGCCCCATGTAAACCGCGTTGTTTACGATATCACCTCGAAACCGCCCGGCACTATTGAATGGGAGTAA